The DNA region GCGCGGCAAACTTGTGACCAAAAACGGTTGTTGACAAGTTTATTTTTTGTTTGTCAATTTCTGGTAGAGCCCTATGGATAAGGAAGACATCTTCGAAGCCTGTTGTGGCTCTTTTGGCTTGAACGTTTTCGTTTAAGGCGATTTTGATGTGTTCTGCTTTGCGTTTTCTCGTTTCCTTAGTCAAATTTATTCCTTCTCTATTAGTGTGCCTTGTACCTTTTCTTTTTTTAGAGCTTTGTAAACATAATTTGGTTTTGTGGCATTTACAATTGTTATTGGTATTCCTTTTTCGATGGCGGGTATAAGCTCAACTATTTTGCCGAACATGCCTCCTGTGACGTCGCAACTTGTGGATTTGCCTAGTTTGTCTTGAAGTTTTTTAAGTTCGTTCAATGTTAGGTGTGTGAAAATTTTGGCGTTTTTGTCGATTTTGGGGTCGTTGTCGTATAAACCGTCAACGTCAACTCCAACTATGATTCTTTCTGCGTTAAAATTTGCAGCAATATAGGAGATAAGTTGGTCGCCTGATAATATTGCGAAGCCCATTTCTGTGTCGAGAACTGCGTCGCCATACATGACGGGCAAAAAGCCCATTTTCAATAATGATGTTAGTGGTGCTTTTTCGAAACATTGGATTCTACCCTTTTTGGTGATTATGCATGAGGATGGTGTGATGCTTACTGCTGGGATGCCACGCCAGATTAATGCGTCCATCAGCAAACCGTTAAGCACAGTCATCATGTGATGCGTTTCTGCAAAGCCAACCTTCTGGTTCTCTTCCTTGAACCCCATGTTTATGGAGTATTTTTGCGCTACTGGGTGTCCAAAGCTTCCGCCGCCGTGAACAATTATCAAATTTTTAACATTCGCGTTCTGTATTT from Candidatus Bathyarchaeota archaeon A05DMB-5 includes:
- a CDS encoding isopentenyl phosphate kinase family protein, whose amino-acid sequence is MSEPKPTILKIGGSVITDKNGELAARTQDIARLTEEIQNANVKNLIIVHGGGSFGHPVAQKYSINMGFKEENQKVGFAETHHMMTVLNGLLMDALIWRGIPAVSITPSSCIITKKGRIQCFEKAPLTSLLKMGFLPVMYGDAVLDTEMGFAILSGDQLISYIAANFNAERIIVGVDVDGLYDNDPKIDKNAKIFTHLTLNELKKLQDKLGKSTSCDVTGGMFGKIVELIPAIEKGIPITIVNATKPNYVYKALKKEKVQGTLIEKE